Proteins encoded by one window of Pelmatolapia mariae isolate MD_Pm_ZW linkage group LG14, Pm_UMD_F_2, whole genome shotgun sequence:
- the LOC135933778 gene encoding uncharacterized protein LOC135933778, producing MGMRSPPEVCCQDRGGCSAKTKFGLPDAADLDIFDETDTAVEEDIFLELLEAQPDLCLTIREKISDEAHSTPSSSDTLSSLTDTISLSSSDSDLREKGIPAGRSRSSKDSSAPNVSVSEAAKEMVKNALTRKPGGEEILEEYNAENSLSHRTRRQLVNILASDMTERHGRIPSRKQKEKYALGIITLFPSLKDPFSPNGYVNQDFLLLFGAETATKLLEKWDMSFKPKVIKEAKQLTQSTDLCRLIKAAEKPTETGRKRRTKISPTDAAHKMVHFHKSCCSIDEHLQARDGKQPYILAVGRTQNSIDTFYIAVDKQLIPCQATSSLSAFDELFKSHYVFNLSYDESLVHLYSFVQTTIFNIDATSTDESPRVRELRAKMLNENHV from the exons ATGGGCATGAGGAGTCCGCCAGAAGTTTGCTGTCAAGATCGAGGAGGTTGTTCAG CCAAAACCAAGTTTGGACTTCCGGATGCTGCTGACCTTGATATTTTCGATGAAACTGACACAGCTGTCGAAGAAGACATTTTTCTGGAGTTACTGGAGGCCCAACCAGACCTATGCCTGACAATACGTGAAAAGATTTCAGATGAAG CTCATTCCACACCATCCTCCTCGGATACATTATCTTCCCTCACGGACACTATATCACTTTCATCAAGTGACAGTGACCTCAGGGAAAAGGGCATTCCTGCAGGCCGCAGTAGATCCAGCAAAGACAGTTCTGCACCAAATGTTTCTGTGTCAGAGGCTGCAAAAGAG ATGGTTAAAAATGCCTTGACTAGGAAACCTGGTGGAGAGGAAATTCTTGAAGAATACAATGCCGAAAATTCACTGAGCCACCGCACCCGGCGGCAGCTTGTTAACATATTGGCAAGTGATATGACTGAGCGACATGG CAGAATTCCCTCCCGTAAGCAAAAGGAGAAATATGCCCTTGGAATAATTACACTCTTTCCCTCATTGAAGGATCCATTTTCTCCAAACGGCTAT GTCAATCAAGACTTCCTGCTGCTGTTTGGTGCTGAAACAGCCACCAAGTTGCTTGAGAAGTGGGACATGTCATTCAAGCCAAAGGTTATTAAAGAAGCCAAACAGCTGACTCAGTCAACTGACCTGTGTCGTTTGATAAAAGCTGCTGAGAAACCAACAGAGA CTGGACGAAAGAGGAGAACCAAAATAAGTCCAACTGATGCAGCACACAAAATGGTGCACTTTCACAAG TCATGCTGCAGCATTGATGAACACTTGCAAGCAAGAGATGGTAAACAACCATACATCCTCGCTGTTGGTCGAACCCAGAACAGCATTGACACCTTCTACATCGCAGTGGACAAACAGCTCATCCCCTGCCAAGCCACCAGCTCACTCAGTGCTTTTGATGAACTTTTCAAATCCCACTACGTGTTCAACTTATCTTACGACGAGTCACTGGTTCATCTCTACAGTTTTGTGCAGACCACCATATTCAACATTGATGCCACCTCAACAGATGAGTCACCACGTGTTCGTGAGTTGCGTGccaaaatgttgaatgagaaccatgtttaa